The following are encoded together in the Oncorhynchus gorbuscha isolate QuinsamMale2020 ecotype Even-year linkage group LG03, OgorEven_v1.0, whole genome shotgun sequence genome:
- the LOC124031409 gene encoding guanine nucleotide-binding protein-like 3: MKRPGLKKASKRVSCSKRYKIQKKVREHNKKLRKDAKKKGVGKKVKKDIGVPNKAPFKEDILREAEQRRSKLEEEKEKKKLAKQQERAQKRKKENSASRDADPKAKKARKELPSQEVLVKQMVKQSDPRNSKKHLCSELNKVIDASDIIVEILDARDPLGCRCPQLEEAVLKGEGNKKLLFLLNKIDLVPKENVEKWLQCLQLEFPAVAFKASTQQQDKTVQEKKARFATLNGVVDQTKGVACYGSSILLQLLGDYANATGRGGSLKVGLVGFPNVGKSSLINSLKGMRACNAGVQRGITRCFQDVHISKNVKMIDSPGIVAAQSNPKAAMALRSLQVEDKQETVLEAVRTLLKQCNKQQVMLQYNVPDFRNSLEFLSFFAKKRGFLQKGGVPNTELAASTFLDDWTGAKLSYHCKAPEKPSLPPYLSEDIVREMQKGWDLDKLRKGNEETLRSVKFPNQASSIVLLSKGPTAGVLSDAVEDKPAPEPTEEDMEGNCENKEAGGVKEVSEEVTAETDEPQIKTPVTNKQATVRLQIPGPVNIDLSSVHTDDTYDFNTDFK; encoded by the exons ATGAAGCGTCCAG GGTTAAAGAAAGCAAGTAAACGCGTGTCTTGCTCCAAACGTTACAAAATACAGAAAAAG gtCCGAGAACACAACAAAAAACTAAGAAAAGATGCAAAAAAGAAAGGAGTTGGCAAAAAAGTGAAAAAGGATATTGGAGTTCCCAACAAAGCACCATTCAAAGAGGATATTCTGAGGGAAGCAGAACAGAGGAGGTCAAAG CTTGAAGAAGAAAAGGAGAAAAAGAAGCTTGCCAAGCAACAAGAACGGGctcagaagaggaagaaggaAAACTCTGCCAGCAGGGATGCAGACCCTAAAGCGAAGAAAGCTAGAAAG GAGTTACCGTCACAGGAGGTCCTTGTGAAACAGATGGTGAAACAAAGTGACCCAAGGAATTCGAAGAAGCACCTTTGTTCAGAATTAAACAAG GTGATCGATGCTTCTGACATCATTGTTGAAATCCTAGATGCAAGAGATCCTCTTGGCTGCAGATGCCCACAGCTAGAGGAAGCTGTGCTGAAGGGGGAAGGAAACAAGAAACTACTATTCCTGTTGAACAAAATAG ATCTTGTCCCTAAAGAGAATGTGGAGAAGTGGCTACAGTGTCTTCAGCTAGAGTTCCCTGCTGTGGCGTTCAAGGCATCCACACAACAACAGGACAAAACAGTG caaGAGAAGAAGGCCAGGTTTGCAACTCTTAACGGAGTAGTAGACCAGACCAAAGGAGTGGCCTGTTATGGCAGCAGCATTCTTCTCCAGCTCCTGGGGGACTATGCAAATGCAACAGGGAGAGGGGGCTCACTAAAAGTGGGCTTAGTCG GGTTCCCAAATGTGGGTAAGAGCAGTCTGATCAACAGCCTGAAGGGGATGAGGGCCTGTAATGCAGGAGTCCAGAGAGGGATCACCAG GTGCTTCCAAGACGTCCACATATCTAAGAATGTCAAAATGATTGACAGCCCAGGGATAGTGGCAGCCCAGTCTAACCCAAAAGCTGCCATGGCGCTGAGGAGTCTCCAGGTGGAGGATAAGCAGGAGACTGTTCTAGAGGCTGTCAGGACCCTGCTCAAACAGTGCAACAAGCAACAG GTAATGCTTCAGTACAATGTTCCAGACTTTAGAAACTCCCTGGAGTTTTTATCCTTTTTTGCCAAGAAGCGTGGATTTTTACAGAAGGGTGGAGTCCCCAACACAGAACTGGCTGCCTCTACCTTCCTCGATGATTGGACAGG TGCAAAGCTGAGTTACCACTGCAAAGCCCCTGAGAAGCCAAGCCTTCCCCCATACCTCTCTGAAGACATTGTAAGAGAGATGCAGAAGGGGTGGGACTTGGACAAGTTGCGGAAAGGCAACGAGGAGACTCTAAGAA GTGTAAAGTTCCCAAACCAGGCCAGCAGCATTGTCCTCCTGTCTAAAGGCCCCACCGCCGGAGTGCTGAGTGACGCTGTTGAGGacaaacctgctccagagcccacTGAGGAAGATATGGAGGGTAACTGTGAAAATAAAGAG GCTGGTGGGGTTAAAGAGGTGTCTGAGGAAGTGACTGCGGAAACAGATGAACCACAAATAAAGACACCAGTCACAA ACAAACAAGCCACGGTGAGATTACAGATTCCTGGCCCAGTCAACATTGACCTCTCCTCAGTCCACACAGAT